Proteins found in one Bacillus subtilis subsp. subtilis str. 168 genomic segment:
- the phoD gene encoding secreted phosphodiesterase (endo-hydrolysis at non-specific sites throughout the cell wall teichoic acid polymer) (Evidence 1a: Function from experimental evidences in the studied strain; PubMedId: 11719524, 12867413, 16698798, 19395490, 19616508, 21479178, 27780866; Product type e: enzyme) — MAYDSRFDEWVQKLKEESFQNNTFDRRKFIQGAGKIAGLSLGLTIAQSVGAFEVNAAPNFSSYPFTLGVASGDPLSDSVVLWTRLAPDPLNGGGMPKQAVPVKWEVAKDEHFRKIVRKGTEMAKPSLAHSVHVEADGLEPNKVYYYRFKTGHELSPVGKTKTLPAPGANVPQMTFAFASCQQYEHGYYTAYKHMAKEKLDLVFHLGDYIYEYGPNEYVSKTGNVRTHNSAEIITLQDYRNRHAQYRSDANLKAAHAAFPWVVTWDDHEVENNYANKIPEKGQSVEAFVLRRAAAYQAYYEHMPLRISSLPNGPDMQLYRHFTYGNLASFNVLDTRQYRDDQANNDGNKPPSDESRNPNRTLLGKEQEQWLFNNLGSSTAHWNVLAQQIFFAKWNFGTSASPIYSMDSWDGYPAQRERVINFIKSKNLNNVVVLTGDVHASWASNLHVDFEKTSSKIFGAEFVGTSITSGGNGADKRADTDQILKENPHIQFFNDYRGYVRCTVTPHQWKADYRVMPFVTEPGAAISTRASFVYQKDQTGLRKVSSTTIQGGVKQSDEVEEDRFFSHNKAHEKQMIKKRAKITN, encoded by the coding sequence ATGGCATACGACAGTCGTTTTGATGAATGGGTACAGAAACTGAAAGAGGAAAGCTTTCAAAACAATACGTTTGACCGCCGCAAATTTATTCAAGGAGCGGGGAAGATTGCAGGACTTTCTCTTGGATTAACGATTGCCCAGTCGGTTGGGGCCTTTGAAGTAAATGCTGCGCCTAACTTCTCAAGCTATCCGTTTACATTAGGGGTAGCGTCAGGTGATCCGCTTTCTGACAGTGTCGTGCTTTGGACACGTCTGGCACCAGATCCGCTGAATGGCGGGGGAATGCCGAAGCAAGCAGTGCCTGTCAAATGGGAGGTCGCAAAGGATGAGCATTTCCGCAAAATCGTAAGAAAAGGCACTGAAATGGCTAAACCAAGTCTTGCCCATTCCGTTCATGTGGAAGCGGACGGGCTTGAGCCAAACAAAGTGTACTATTACCGTTTCAAAACCGGCCATGAACTAAGCCCTGTCGGAAAAACAAAAACACTGCCTGCCCCTGGCGCCAATGTGCCGCAAATGACCTTTGCATTTGCTTCCTGCCAGCAATATGAGCACGGATATTATACGGCCTACAAGCATATGGCAAAGGAAAAGCTTGATCTTGTCTTCCATCTCGGTGATTACATATATGAATACGGCCCAAATGAATATGTATCAAAAACAGGCAATGTCCGCACGCACAACAGCGCGGAAATCATTACGCTGCAAGACTATCGGAACCGTCACGCTCAATACCGTTCTGACGCCAATCTTAAAGCTGCACATGCGGCATTCCCTTGGGTTGTAACTTGGGATGACCATGAAGTTGAAAACAACTATGCCAATAAAATACCTGAAAAAGGACAGTCGGTTGAAGCATTCGTGCTCCGCCGCGCGGCAGCATACCAGGCATACTATGAACATATGCCGCTCCGCATTTCCTCTTTGCCGAATGGCCCAGATATGCAGCTGTACCGGCACTTTACGTACGGAAACCTGGCGTCCTTCAATGTGCTTGATACCCGCCAGTACAGGGACGACCAAGCCAATAACGACGGCAATAAGCCGCCTTCTGATGAATCGCGCAATCCGAATCGGACTCTGCTTGGAAAAGAACAGGAGCAGTGGCTCTTCAACAATTTGGGCAGCTCGACAGCCCACTGGAATGTGCTGGCGCAGCAGATTTTCTTTGCCAAGTGGAATTTCGGGACAAGCGCAAGCCCGATCTACAGCATGGATTCGTGGGACGGCTACCCGGCTCAGCGCGAACGGGTTATCAATTTCATTAAAAGCAAAAATCTGAATAATGTTGTCGTACTGACAGGTGATGTACACGCAAGCTGGGCATCGAATTTGCATGTCGATTTCGAGAAGACAAGTTCAAAAATATTCGGAGCCGAATTTGTTGGAACCTCGATCACTTCCGGAGGGAACGGAGCGGATAAGCGAGCGGATACGGACCAAATTTTAAAAGAAAATCCGCACATCCAGTTCTTTAACGACTATCGCGGATATGTCCGCTGTACAGTGACGCCTCACCAGTGGAAAGCCGATTATCGGGTGATGCCATTTGTGACCGAGCCGGGCGCAGCCATTTCCACGCGGGCTTCATTCGTTTACCAGAAAGACCAAACCGGGTTGAGAAAGGTATCATCCACAACAATCCAAGGCGGGGTGAAGCAATCCGATGAGGTCGAAGAGGATCGTTTCTTTTCGCACAACAAAGCCCACGAAAAACAAATGATTAAGAAGCGTGCAAAAATCACGAATTAA
- the ycbO gene encoding putative Na+-driven exporter (Evidence 3: Putative function from multiple computational evidences; PubMedId: 15849754, 16850406; Product type t: transporter) — MNLIRIELRKMKMGWYIRGALIANVIIMGFMWLISYSEKADGGVSFQSTDEAFLIIGTFVRAVFIVFGAVLIVKLVISEYKNKTILVMFTYPISRKKLLTAKLMIAGGLTFITILLSNILIAAGFFWLNSICHFIPGELTSEIISQQAVKMAVFAFGAAGTSLVPIFFGMRRHSVPATIISSVVIVMLISSTSPGFSISSVVYIPLSLAAFGLFFSYMAIRNADKQDA; from the coding sequence ATGAATTTGATCAGAATCGAATTAAGAAAAATGAAAATGGGCTGGTATATCAGAGGTGCCCTCATTGCCAACGTGATCATTATGGGTTTTATGTGGCTGATCAGTTATTCCGAAAAAGCCGATGGCGGGGTTTCGTTCCAAAGTACGGATGAAGCATTCCTCATCATCGGCACCTTCGTCAGAGCGGTATTTATCGTATTTGGCGCTGTGCTGATCGTAAAATTGGTGATTTCGGAATATAAAAACAAAACCATTCTTGTGATGTTCACGTACCCGATCAGCCGTAAAAAGCTGCTCACCGCTAAGCTCATGATCGCGGGCGGACTGACGTTTATCACGATTTTACTTTCAAATATACTCATAGCCGCCGGTTTCTTTTGGCTGAACTCGATCTGCCATTTCATACCGGGAGAGCTTACTTCCGAGATCATTTCTCAACAGGCGGTCAAAATGGCGGTTTTCGCTTTTGGCGCCGCTGGAACCAGTTTAGTTCCCATCTTTTTTGGGATGCGTAGACACTCGGTTCCGGCGACCATCATTTCATCTGTAGTAATTGTGATGCTCATCAGCTCAACAAGTCCGGGCTTCTCGATTTCATCTGTTGTGTATATCCCGTTATCGTTAGCGGCATTCGGTTTGTTCTTTTCCTACATGGCGATCAGGAATGCGGACAAGCAGGATGCGTAA
- a CDS encoding hypothetical protein (Evidence 5: Unknown function), protein MARSIILKQEQTHNGKAGADSIGLLYILGAFVYASCLSAFLIAM, encoded by the coding sequence TTGGCAAGAAGCATTATCTTGAAACAAGAACAGACTCATAATGGAAAGGCCGGTGCTGACAGCATCGGCCTTTTATACATATTGGGCGCCTTTGTTTACGCATCCTGCTTGTCCGCATTCCTGATCGCCATGTAG
- the ycbL gene encoding two-component response regulator [YcbM] (Evidence 1a: Function from experimental evidences in the studied strain; PubMedId: 11717295; Product type r: regulator): MLVEDDHSISEMVDHYLTKEGFGIVHAFDGEEGIRLFQQGSYDLVLLDIMLPKLNGMDFLKIIREKSNIPVLMISAKDGDVDKALGLGFGADDYIAKPFSMIELTARVKAAIRRATQYSAEEPAVNKVIRIHQLAIDIDNVSVLKNGEPLQLTSTEWQLLCLFASNPKKVFTKEQIYRSVWNEEYFDDQNIINVHMRRLREKIEDDPSSPQYIKTLWGIGYKLGEF, translated from the coding sequence TTGCTTGTAGAAGACGACCACTCAATCAGTGAAATGGTGGATCATTATTTAACAAAAGAAGGCTTTGGAATTGTGCATGCTTTCGACGGAGAAGAGGGCATCCGGCTGTTTCAGCAGGGTTCATACGATTTGGTCCTCCTTGATATCATGCTCCCGAAGCTGAACGGCATGGATTTTCTGAAAATCATCCGGGAAAAAAGCAATATACCGGTCTTAATGATTTCGGCAAAAGATGGAGATGTGGACAAGGCATTGGGACTGGGCTTTGGGGCGGATGATTATATCGCCAAACCGTTTTCGATGATTGAGCTGACAGCCCGAGTAAAAGCCGCGATACGGCGGGCGACGCAATATTCGGCAGAGGAGCCGGCTGTGAATAAGGTGATCCGGATTCACCAGCTTGCGATAGATATAGACAATGTTTCCGTTTTGAAAAACGGAGAGCCGCTCCAGCTGACGTCAACAGAATGGCAGCTGCTGTGCTTATTTGCATCAAATCCTAAAAAAGTGTTTACGAAAGAACAAATCTACCGTTCCGTTTGGAATGAAGAGTACTTTGATGATCAGAACATCATTAACGTACATATGCGGCGGCTCAGAGAAAAGATTGAGGATGACCCCTCCTCCCCTCAATATATTAAAACGTTATGGGGCATCGGTTATAAATTAGGAGAGTTTTAG
- the ycbK gene encoding putative tryptophan or indole exporter (Evidence 3: Putative function from multiple computational evidences; PubMedId: 10706627, 15063849, 15849754, 16850406, 16879415, 17114263; Product type t : transporter) encodes MRAEEQSKIREAAAGTIFLLIGTVCFASKSIWIKWAYQMGAEPDAVLLYRQLLAVPLFWLIFLIYRPPMPDGKKKGDLWKACGAGVFCFFLSPLLDFIGLNHVSAMVERILLMSYPLFVFGFTACRDRKMSSIQDLFAVLAVMFGLFLALGGWNAELFQANMIGAVFILLSSAVYAGYLVLSGHLVHQIGGIRLNAYGMTAAGAAMMLYTGIKSAAGMNTPMAAYPLSMYGLFAVIAVVTTVIPFVLMLEGIKRIGAQRAAAISMAGPILTIFYGALFLGERLGLIQVIGCGGVFFVITGMEYRKLKTGKKE; translated from the coding sequence ATGAGAGCAGAAGAGCAGAGTAAGATTCGTGAGGCCGCAGCAGGTACGATTTTTTTGCTGATCGGAACAGTTTGTTTTGCGTCTAAATCGATTTGGATAAAATGGGCATACCAAATGGGTGCTGAGCCAGATGCCGTGCTGCTATACAGGCAGCTGCTGGCTGTTCCGCTGTTTTGGCTGATTTTTTTAATATACCGTCCTCCAATGCCAGACGGTAAGAAAAAAGGAGACCTATGGAAGGCTTGTGGCGCGGGAGTGTTTTGTTTTTTTCTGTCTCCCTTGCTTGATTTTATCGGGCTGAACCATGTATCCGCAATGGTTGAACGTATATTGCTGATGAGCTATCCGTTGTTTGTGTTTGGATTCACCGCGTGTCGTGACCGGAAAATGTCCTCAATTCAGGACCTTTTCGCAGTTCTGGCGGTCATGTTTGGGCTTTTCTTGGCGCTGGGCGGCTGGAATGCTGAGCTTTTCCAGGCGAATATGATTGGAGCTGTATTCATTTTGTTATCTTCGGCCGTCTATGCTGGTTATCTTGTCCTTTCCGGGCATCTCGTCCATCAAATCGGAGGGATCCGTCTCAATGCATACGGGATGACAGCTGCTGGAGCTGCCATGATGCTTTACACAGGGATAAAATCGGCGGCTGGCATGAATACGCCAATGGCAGCATATCCGCTTTCTATGTATGGTTTGTTCGCAGTAATTGCAGTCGTTACCACAGTGATTCCATTTGTGCTAATGCTTGAGGGCATAAAACGAATCGGGGCACAGCGAGCCGCCGCCATTTCAATGGCAGGGCCTATCCTGACGATTTTCTATGGAGCTTTATTTCTCGGTGAACGGCTCGGGCTCATTCAAGTCATTGGATGCGGTGGCGTATTTTTTGTCATTACGGGCATGGAATACAGGAAGCTGAAAACAGGAAAAAAAGAATAA
- the yczK gene encoding hypothetical protein (Evidence 4: Unknown function but conserved in other organisms): MGGLQTTGYAENASFSQLSACFSSRLVREDLFLMFSAYNQFTLLHSRLTMISYNGDDQ, encoded by the coding sequence ATGGGCGGCTTGCAAACGACAGGATATGCAGAAAACGCGTCATTCAGCCAGCTTTCGGCATGTTTCAGCAGCAGGCTTGTGAGGGAAGACCTGTTTTTAATGTTCAGCGCTTACAATCAGTTCACACTTCTTCACAGTCGTTTAACAATGATTTCCTATAATGGAGACGATCAATGA
- the ycbJ gene encoding putative phosphotransferase (Evidence 3: Putative function from multiple computational evidences; PubMedId: 12044674; Product type e: enzyme) — MTNLNEKQLITEIVGLARSQGLTVHSENAQLNETGMDFQVVFAKDDTGMPWVLRKPRRSDVVERASAEGITLAFLRANLTADVPDWRIHTPELIAYPMLKGTPAAGIDLEQKQYVWNMDHQPPSDDFVRTLADILAELHGTDQISAGQSGIEVIRPEDFRQMTADSMVDVKNKLGVSTTLWERWQKWVDDDAYWPGFSSLIHGDLHPPHILIDQNGRVTGLLDWTEAKVADPAKDFVLYQTIFGEKETARLLEYYDQAGGRIWAKMQEHISEMQAAYPVEIAKLALQTQQEEHINMALEALGVTSD, encoded by the coding sequence ATGACAAACCTTAACGAAAAACAGCTTATCACTGAGATTGTCGGGCTTGCACGCAGCCAAGGTTTGACGGTTCATTCTGAGAACGCGCAATTGAATGAAACCGGAATGGACTTTCAAGTTGTATTTGCCAAGGACGACACAGGTATGCCATGGGTGCTGCGAAAACCGCGGCGAAGTGATGTTGTGGAAAGAGCATCTGCAGAAGGCATAACGCTTGCCTTTCTCCGCGCGAATCTGACTGCTGATGTGCCGGATTGGAGAATTCATACACCGGAATTGATCGCTTACCCCATGTTAAAAGGAACGCCGGCTGCTGGAATTGACTTGGAACAAAAGCAATATGTATGGAATATGGATCATCAGCCGCCGTCAGACGACTTTGTCCGCACACTTGCCGACATACTGGCTGAATTACATGGCACGGATCAAATATCTGCTGGGCAATCCGGAATAGAAGTGATAAGGCCAGAAGATTTCAGGCAAATGACAGCAGACTCTATGGTTGATGTGAAGAATAAGCTTGGCGTATCTACGACGCTTTGGGAAAGATGGCAAAAGTGGGTAGATGATGATGCATACTGGCCGGGTTTCTCTTCTTTGATACACGGCGATCTCCACCCGCCGCATATCCTTATCGATCAAAATGGACGTGTCACAGGACTTCTGGATTGGACAGAAGCGAAGGTTGCTGACCCAGCCAAGGATTTTGTTCTTTATCAAACCATTTTCGGAGAAAAAGAAACTGCCCGTTTGCTTGAATACTATGATCAAGCAGGCGGCCGAATATGGGCAAAAATGCAGGAACACATCTCAGAGATGCAGGCGGCGTATCCGGTGGAAATCGCCAAGCTAGCTCTGCAAACACAGCAGGAGGAACACATCAATATGGCGCTGGAAGCACTTGGTGTAACATCGGATTAA
- the ycbN gene encoding putative ABC efflux transporter (ATP-binding protein) (Evidence 3: Putative function from multiple computational evidences; PubMedId: 12486040; Product type t: transporter), which yields MTYIVQTNGLTKTYQGKEVVSNVSMHIKKGEIYGFLGPNGAGKTTIMKMLTSLVKPTSGEIIILGNKFTHTSYEVLGNIGSMIEYPIFYENLTAEENLDLHCEYMGYHNKKAIQEVLDMVNLKQIDKKPVKTFSLGMKQRLGIARAILTKPDLLILDEPVNGLDPLGIKKIRQLFQVLSKEYGMTLLISSHLLGEIEQIADTIGVIRDGRLLEEVSMEDVRGQNTEYIELVTPNQTRACFVLEKELQLTNFKILNEKTIRIYEAEASQAAISKALILNDVDIESMNKKYTSLEDYFIKLINGNSISA from the coding sequence TTGACTTATATCGTACAAACAAACGGGCTGACCAAAACATATCAGGGCAAAGAGGTCGTATCCAATGTCAGCATGCATATTAAAAAAGGTGAAATCTATGGCTTTCTCGGCCCGAACGGCGCGGGGAAAACAACCATTATGAAAATGCTGACGAGCCTTGTCAAACCGACAAGCGGTGAAATCATCATCCTTGGGAACAAGTTCACCCACACGTCATATGAGGTGCTGGGGAACATCGGCAGCATGATTGAATATCCGATTTTTTATGAAAACCTGACAGCTGAAGAAAATTTAGATCTGCATTGTGAATATATGGGATACCACAATAAAAAAGCCATACAAGAAGTGCTGGATATGGTGAATTTAAAACAAATCGACAAAAAACCCGTCAAAACCTTTTCCCTCGGGATGAAGCAGCGCCTTGGAATTGCGCGTGCCATCCTCACGAAGCCGGACCTGCTTATTCTGGATGAGCCGGTGAATGGTCTTGACCCTCTCGGCATTAAAAAGATCAGGCAATTGTTTCAAGTGCTGAGCAAAGAGTACGGGATGACGCTGCTGATCTCAAGCCACCTGCTGGGTGAAATCGAACAAATCGCGGACACAATCGGCGTCATTCGGGACGGCAGGCTGCTTGAAGAGGTATCAATGGAGGATGTCAGGGGCCAGAACACTGAATACATCGAGCTTGTCACGCCGAATCAGACAAGGGCCTGCTTTGTGCTGGAGAAAGAGCTGCAATTAACCAACTTTAAAATATTAAATGAGAAAACGATTCGAATTTACGAGGCTGAAGCCTCTCAGGCTGCCATATCCAAAGCATTGATTTTAAATGATGTAGACATTGAATCAATGAACAAAAAGTATACGTCGCTGGAGGATTATTTTATCAAATTGATCAACGGCAATAGCATCAGTGCGTAA
- the ycbP gene encoding putative inner integral membrane protein (Evidence 3: Putative function from multiple computational evidences; PubMedId: 15849754, 16850406, 22582280; Product type m: membrane component) → MTHVKALAIKGIMTIIVLYLVLGLGFGFTFGDTLLMTIVLGVISYLLGDLYVLPKWNNMIATLADFGLAFLVIWLMGMPLSMGMTGGEVALAALFGAIVMAIGEYCFHFYMMSKEIGKKHYLETRTDS, encoded by the coding sequence ATGACACATGTGAAAGCGCTCGCTATTAAAGGTATTATGACGATTATTGTGTTGTATCTGGTGCTTGGTCTGGGCTTTGGTTTCACGTTTGGTGATACGCTGCTAATGACGATTGTGTTAGGGGTTATTTCTTATTTGCTGGGCGATCTTTATGTATTGCCGAAATGGAATAATATGATTGCAACTTTGGCTGATTTTGGTTTGGCCTTTCTCGTGATCTGGCTGATGGGCATGCCGCTTTCTATGGGGATGACTGGCGGTGAAGTTGCATTGGCGGCTTTATTCGGCGCGATCGTCATGGCAATCGGTGAATATTGCTTCCATTTCTATATGATGAGCAAAGAGATTGGCAAGAAGCATTATCTTGAAACAAGAACAGACTCATAA
- the rtpA gene encoding anti-TRAP regulator (Evidence 1a: Function from experimental evidences in the studied strain; PubMedId: 10706627, 11557884, 12855807, 15099736, 15213402, 15743934, 16306262; Product type r: regulator): MVIATDDLEVACPKCERAGEIEGTPCPACSGKGVILTAQGYTLLDFIQKHLNK; the protein is encoded by the coding sequence ATGGTCATTGCAACTGATGATCTTGAGGTCGCATGTCCTAAATGTGAAAGAGCGGGAGAAATCGAAGGAACACCTTGCCCGGCCTGCAGCGGAAAAGGTGTTATTCTGACTGCTCAAGGATATACGCTTCTCGATTTTATCCAAAAGCATTTGAATAAGTAA
- the ycbM gene encoding two-component sensor histidine kinase [YcbL] (Evidence 1a: Function from experimental evidences in the studied strain; PubMedId: 11717295; Product type rc: receptor), which produces MTVLWVAAVIALACLNVIQFIMKKKRDGNLAYTADQLSYMLSRDSAGQILLPTDDHALKDLLVNINLIVENRQQISAQFAKTEQSMKRMLTNMSHDLKTPLTVILGYIEAIQSDPNMPDEERERLLGKLRQKTNELIQMINSFFDLAKLESEDKEIPITKVHMNDICKRNILHYYDAVQSKGFQAAIDIPDTPVYAQANEEALDRILQNLLSNAIQYGAAGKLIGLTLSYDERNIAITVWDRGKGISETDQQRVFERLYTLEESRNKAFQGSGLGLTITKRLTEKMGGIISVQSKPYERTAFTITLKRMTY; this is translated from the coding sequence ATGACAGTGCTATGGGTGGCCGCTGTCATCGCTCTGGCGTGTCTGAATGTGATTCAATTCATAATGAAAAAGAAGCGGGACGGGAATCTGGCTTACACGGCTGACCAGCTTAGCTACATGCTCAGCCGGGATTCGGCAGGACAAATTTTGCTTCCTACAGACGATCATGCGCTCAAAGACTTGCTTGTTAACATCAATCTTATCGTTGAGAATCGTCAGCAGATCAGCGCCCAATTTGCCAAAACAGAGCAATCCATGAAGCGGATGCTGACCAATATGTCGCACGACCTGAAAACGCCGTTAACGGTCATTCTCGGTTATATTGAAGCCATTCAAAGTGACCCGAACATGCCGGACGAAGAGCGGGAAAGATTGCTGGGGAAGCTCCGCCAGAAAACAAATGAACTTATTCAGATGATCAATTCCTTTTTTGATTTAGCGAAATTAGAATCTGAAGATAAAGAGATCCCGATCACCAAAGTACATATGAACGACATATGCAAACGAAATATCCTGCACTATTATGACGCTGTTCAGTCAAAAGGCTTTCAAGCAGCCATCGATATCCCCGATACGCCGGTGTATGCGCAGGCGAATGAAGAGGCTCTGGACAGAATCCTGCAAAACCTATTGTCCAATGCGATTCAATATGGCGCGGCCGGCAAGTTAATCGGGCTGACGCTGTCTTATGATGAGAGGAACATCGCCATCACCGTATGGGATCGCGGAAAAGGGATTAGTGAAACCGATCAGCAGCGGGTGTTTGAGAGGCTGTACACACTGGAAGAATCCAGAAATAAAGCATTTCAAGGAAGCGGCTTGGGTTTAACCATCACAAAACGGCTTACAGAAAAAATGGGAGGCATCATATCCGTCCAAAGCAAGCCGTACGAACGGACTGCATTTACGATCACATTGAAACGCATGACATATTAA
- the ycbR gene encoding hypothetical protein (Evidence 4: Unknown function but conserved in other organisms) has translation MATIDLQKKSVKIVLEKKQLTKVTARVGLVLDITGSMRPLYKNGTVQNVVERILAVADQFDDNGLLDVWVYDNEFSRLKPVSEKDFSGYVDREILNNDRLHKFGRNDEPPVMKDVLRKYVTEEPSSYPAFIVFINDGGCKKSIKPIIEASSDKPVFWQFVGIGNGNFDFLNKLDTLEGRVIDNTNFLHIEEIDRISDDELYDALLAEFPFWLKEAKEKGIVREQEPPAEKPKKKGFFSRLFSK, from the coding sequence ATGGCAACAATTGACCTGCAAAAGAAAAGTGTAAAGATCGTACTGGAGAAAAAGCAGTTAACGAAGGTGACGGCTCGTGTTGGACTGGTTCTTGATATTACGGGATCGATGAGACCGCTCTACAAAAACGGGACGGTTCAAAATGTGGTGGAGCGGATTTTGGCAGTGGCTGATCAGTTTGATGATAACGGTTTGCTGGATGTATGGGTGTATGATAATGAATTTTCCCGATTAAAGCCAGTTTCAGAAAAGGATTTTTCGGGCTATGTCGATCGTGAAATTTTAAATAATGACCGCTTGCATAAATTCGGCAGAAATGATGAGCCGCCAGTCATGAAGGACGTGCTGCGCAAATATGTTACGGAGGAACCGAGCTCGTATCCTGCTTTCATTGTTTTTATCAATGACGGGGGCTGTAAAAAGTCAATCAAACCGATAATTGAAGCTTCTTCTGATAAACCGGTGTTCTGGCAGTTTGTCGGCATCGGAAACGGAAACTTTGATTTTCTCAATAAACTGGATACGTTAGAAGGGCGTGTCATTGATAACACGAACTTCCTGCATATCGAAGAGATTGACCGCATTTCTGATGATGAGCTTTATGATGCTCTGCTTGCTGAATTTCCATTTTGGCTGAAAGAAGCGAAGGAAAAAGGGATTGTAAGAGAACAAGAGCCTCCTGCTGAAAAGCCGAAAAAGAAGGGCTTTTTCAGCAGATTGTTTTCGAAATAA
- the cwlJ gene encoding spore cortex cell wall hydrolase (Evidence 1a: Function from experimental evidences in the studied strain; PubMedId: 9515903, 11466292, 11807087, 12177332, 16936016, 26190134, 28333204; Product type e: enzyme): MAVVRATSADVDLMARLLRAEAEGEGKQGMLLVGNVGINRLRANCSDFKGLRTIRQMIYQPHAFEAVTHGYFYQRARDSERALARRSINGERRWPAKFSLWYFRPQGDCPAQWYNQPFVARFKSHCFYQPTAETCENVYNTF, from the coding sequence ATGGCGGTCGTGAGAGCAACGAGTGCGGATGTCGATTTGATGGCAAGGCTGCTCAGAGCGGAAGCGGAAGGCGAAGGCAAGCAGGGGATGCTGCTTGTCGGCAACGTTGGAATTAATCGGCTGCGGGCGAATTGCTCAGATTTTAAAGGCCTCCGCACCATCAGGCAGATGATTTATCAGCCACACGCGTTTGAGGCTGTGACTCATGGATATTTTTATCAAAGGGCGCGAGATAGCGAGCGTGCCCTTGCACGCCGGTCGATTAATGGTGAAAGGCGCTGGCCTGCAAAATTTAGTTTATGGTACTTCAGGCCGCAGGGGGACTGTCCAGCCCAGTGGTATAACCAGCCGTTTGTGGCCAGATTTAAGTCACACTGCTTTTATCAGCCGACGGCGGAGACGTGTGAAAATGTATATAACACATTTTAG